The Acidobacteriota bacterium genome contains the following window.
CCGTGTTCGCCGGATTTGCGATGGTTCTTATTCTCTGTATTCCGCTCAGGCGCTGGTACAGGATGCAGGATTTTATAACGCACCAGCACCTTGTCTATATGGCAAAGGTCATGCTCGCGACCGGTCTGATCGTTTGCTACGGTTACGGAATGGAAGCATTCTTCGGCTGGTACAGTGCGTCGCAGTACGAGATCTTCATGGTTAAGAATCGTATCTGGGAAGGCCCGTACTGGTGGTCGTACTGGATGCTGATATTCTGCAACGGCCTATCGATCCAGCTTTTGTGGTTCAAGCGGTTCAGGGAGAGCGAATTCTGGCTCTTTACGATCTCGATCATCGTCAGCGTCGGTATGTGGCTCGAGCGTTTCGTTATTATCGTAACGAGTCTGCACCGCGACTTCCTGCCGTCGTCGTGGGCAATGTACAGTCCGACGATGTTCGACATCTCGATGTTCACCGGAACGATCGGTTTGTTCTTTACACTTTTGTACCTGTTTGTTCGATTCGTGCCGATCATCTCGATATTCGAGGTAAGGACGCTTCTTCCGGAAGCGAACGTCCACGGACACCATCAGGATTTTGAGGAAAACGTTAACGAGATCGAGGACACATACGATCGGACGGATCCACCCAATCAGTAGATTTGGAGTTGTAAGTTAGAGCTATGGGAAACAAGCTTCACGGCATACTAGCTGAATTTGACACGGCGACGGAATTGGTCGACGCCGCACGTAAAGTGCGCGACGCCGGTTACACCAAAACCGATGCATTTTCGCCATTCCCGCTGCACGAGATCGACGAGGCTCTGGGGATAAAGCGCAGCATTCTGCCGTATCTGATCTTTGCCGGCGGCATTACCGGACTTTGTGCGGGTATCGGACTGCAGGTCTTTGTTCACGTCATCGAATGGCCGATCATCGTTGGCGGACGTCCGCATTTCAGCCTACCGGCATTTATTCCGCCGGCGTACGAATTGACGATCCTGTTTGCGGCGTTCGTGGCGGTTTTCGGAATGCTCTTTTTGAATGGATTGCCGGCACCGTATCATCCGGTCTTTAATGTGCCAAGATTTGCACTCGCCACGAGGGAAAAGTTTTTCCTCATCATCGAGTCAAAAGACCCGAAATATGATTACGAGGAAACAAAGAGTTTTATGGAAAGCCTGGAGGCTCAGGAGGTATTCGATGTTGAAGAATAAATTCTCCGTGTCTCCGCGTTTCCTTTTATTGATCGTGCTCGGGCTGGTTGCTTCAGCCTGCGGCGTTCGGTCTGATATGCAAGATCAGCCGCGTTACAAGGCCTATAAGAAGAGTGAGTTCTTTAGCGACAAGAGGGCTTCCCGTGACCGCGTTGACGGAACGATCCCACGCGGCCAGCTGCACGATAATAAAGCATTTTACACCGGGAAGATCGATAACCCTGATCTGAATGCACCGGTTGTATCTACGATCGGCCCAACCGGAAACACTCTGGTTTCGAGCTTTCCGAATGATATCGATGAATTTCCGGTCCCGGTAACTAAAGAACTGGTTGACCGCGGGCAGGAAAGATACAACATCTACTGCATCGTTTGTCACGGCCCGATGGGAAATGGCGATGGTATGATCGTCCGCCGCGGATTTGTAAAGCCGCCCACCTATCATGATGATCGTTTGAGGAATGCTCCGGTCGGTCACTTCTTTGACGTGATGACTAATGGCTGGGGCAGGATGAACAGCTATGCGGCTCAGGTTACACCCGCAGATCGGTGGGCGATCGTCGCGTACATTCGGGCGCTGCAGGTCAGTCAGAACCCGGACGAGGCACTCAAAATGAATTCAAAAACTGAGCCCGGCTCAGCACCTCCGAAATCAGGTGAGACAACTGCCGGAGGAAAACCTTAAATGGCGAATCCTGAAAACTATCAAGCACCGGCCGAAATCAACCGTTTGCGCACGCTCGCACTTGGAATTGGCGGCATCGCGCTCATCATCTGGGCGGTCGGGGCATATTTCAATACTGAGCAGGCACTGCGTTCGTGGCTCCTGGGATATATATTCTGGGGTGGTATTGGCATCGGTTCACTTGGTGTGCTGATGCTGCAGTACCTCACCGGCGGAGCATGGGGCGTCGTTATTCGACGAATCGTTGAAGCCGGCTCGAGAACGCTGCCGGTCATTGTATTAATGTTCATTCCGCTTGCCGTTGGAGTATATTTTGGCAAGTTTTACGAGTGGACCCATCTGCCGCCGACCGATCATGTAATGGAGCATCGCGGCATCTATATGACCGCGTGGTTCTGGATCCTGCGTTCGGGCATTTATTTTCTCCTGTGGGGCATCATGGTTTACCTGCTGAACAAGTGGGGAGCAGACCAGGATAAGACCAACACGGTCGAGGAATCGAGGCTCGTCCTTGAGAAGGCATCGCGTTTCTCGGGCCCGACGATGGTGATCTATGCTCTGGTCGTGACCTTTGCGGTCGTCGACTGGGTCATGACGCTCGATCCGCACTGGTTTTCGACGATCTGGGGACTTCTTTTTGTCGCCGGGTGGGGACTGAGTTGTTTCTGCTTCACGGTTGCGGTTCTGGCGTTCCTGGTTGATAAGTCGCCGATGAACGGTGTGCTCGGCAAGCGGCATTTTCATGACATCGGTAAGTTAATGCTCGCCCTTGTCATGGTTTGGGCATATTTCAACTTCTCGCAGTTCCTGATCATCTGGTCAGGCAACCTGCCTGAGGAAACGGGATGGTTCCTGACCCGCATGAAAGGCGGATGGGCGTATGTCGGAGTTGGATTGATCCTGTTCCATTTTGCCTTTCCTTATCTGCTGCTTTTGAAGCGAGATTTCAAGCGTCAGGCAAACCTGCTCGCGACGATC
Protein-coding sequences here:
- a CDS encoding DUF3341 domain-containing protein — translated: MGNKLHGILAEFDTATELVDAARKVRDAGYTKTDAFSPFPLHEIDEALGIKRSILPYLIFAGGITGLCAGIGLQVFVHVIEWPIIVGGRPHFSLPAFIPPAYELTILFAAFVAVFGMLFLNGLPAPYHPVFNVPRFALATREKFFLIIESKDPKYDYEETKSFMESLEAQEVFDVEE
- a CDS encoding cytochrome c gives rise to the protein MLKNKFSVSPRFLLLIVLGLVASACGVRSDMQDQPRYKAYKKSEFFSDKRASRDRVDGTIPRGQLHDNKAFYTGKIDNPDLNAPVVSTIGPTGNTLVSSFPNDIDEFPVPVTKELVDRGQERYNIYCIVCHGPMGNGDGMIVRRGFVKPPTYHDDRLRNAPVGHFFDVMTNGWGRMNSYAAQVTPADRWAIVAYIRALQVSQNPDEALKMNSKTEPGSAPPKSGETTAGGKP